GCCGGCAGCGCCAGCACGCACAACAGTGCCGCAAGACTTCTGAGCATGGCGCCCCTCCCCCCAGGGAAAAACGCGAGCTTACACGACCGGCTCATGCGGGCAGCGCGTGCTTGCAGAGCGAACGCCCCGGTCTCCTCGCAAGGATTCCTGCGTGGCCGGCAAGCGGCTACCAAGCTGCATGGCCGCCCTATTCAGCTACCATATGAGATTAACTCTCATTCCGGATTGGCCATGCCCTTGCGTTCCCGTCCCCGCTCCCTGTCCCTGGCCATCGGCTGCGCGTTGGGCCTGGCAGGCCATTCGGCGACCGCGCAGGACGCGGGCGGCGATCCGGTCACGCTGGACCAGATCTCCGTCTACGGCCGCGTGACCAGCGAGACCACGCTGCAAATTCCGCAGACCGTGGACGTGATCGACCGCGCCATGATCGAAGCCACCGGCAGCGAGACCGTGGGCGATGCGCTGCGGTTCGTGCCGGGCGCCTCGCGCGACGGCTCCACCCTCGACGCGTTCGGCGACACCTACCTGATCCGCGGGTTCGCGGCGAACCAGACCGTCAACGGCATGACCGCCAACGCCCTGCGCCAGGCGCGCGATGCGGTCGGCATCGAACGCATCGAAGTGCTCAAGGGACCGGCCTCGGTGCTGTACGGGCAGTTGCAGCCGGGCGCCGTGGTCAACATCGTCACCAAGCAGCCGGAGAGCATCTGGGGCGCCGAGGCCACCGTGAAGTACGGCCGTTTCGACGATTGGCGCGGCACCCTGGACCTCACCGGCCCGCTCTCGGCCGACGGCGCCGTGCGCTTCCGCCTCACCGGCGCCGCCGACGACAGCAAGTCGTTCGTCGACTTCTGGAACCGCCAGCATCAGTTCATCGCACCCACGCTGGCCATCGACCTGAGCGAGCGCACCACGTTGACGCTGGAGGCCTTCCACACCCGCAACCGCATCGAAGGCTTCTTCAACGGCGTGCCGGCCGAAGGCACCGTGCTGGCGAACCCGAACGGCCGGCTGCCGCGTTCGCTCAGCCTGGTCGATCCCACCTTCGATCCGTCCGTGCGCAGCAACACCGACGTCAGCGCGCGCCTGGAGCATCGGTTCAGCGACAGCGTCCGTTACCGCGCCGCGGTCTCGTGGACGCGGGAAGAGGTCGACGAAGAGAACATCTTCGGCGTCCTCGGCTGGGACGAGCCGCAACGCACGCTGACCCGCGCGGTGCTGGATGGACGGAGCGCCGGCGAAGCATGGTCGGCCCACAACGACCTCGCCTGGCAGGCCAGCACCGGTGCGATCACCCACGAGGTCGTGGCCGGCGGCGACTACACGCGCTTCAAGCGCCACAGCGCGAGCACCACTGGGCTGGCCGACAGCCTCGACCTGTACGCGCCGGTCTACCAGCTCGCGCGCAGGCCCGAGGTGGTCCCGCTGCCGGCGCGCAGCAGCACCAGCGAGGAAGCCATCCGCACCCTGGGCCTGTTCGCGCAGGACCGCATCGGCCTGACCGAACGGCTGCGCGCCGTGGTCGGCGCGCGCTGGTCCACGTATCGGCAGGACACCACCTCATGGTCGGGCCGAACGGGCAACGGCAACTTCAGGCAGAAGCAGGACGCCTGGACCAGCCAGTTGGGACTGCTCTACACCCCGCACGAGCATCTCGCCCTGTTCGCCAATCGCACCGCCTCGTTCCTGCCCGTGTCCGGCCTCACCGCGAGCGGCACGCCGCTGGAGCCGGAAACCGGCGTGCAGTACGAAGTGGGCGCGAAGTCCTCGTTCTGGAACGGGCGGCTGGTGGCGACGGGCGCGCTGTTCCGGCTCGAGCGCGAACACGTGGCGGTCTCCGATCGCGACAATCCCAGCTCGCTCGCCGCCATCGGCAAGCAGCGCTCGGAAGGCGTCGACCTTTCCGCGCGGTTGGGCATGCACGGCTGGACCGTGCAGACCGGCTACGCCTACACCCGCGCCAGGACGGTGGAGGACACCAACACCGACCTGGTGGGTGCGCCCATCCGCAACGTGCCCAGGCACAGCTTCGTACTGCAGAGCGAGTACCGCTTCAGCGAGGGCGCCCTGAGCGGCCTGCGCCTCGGCGCGTCCTCCACCTACATCGGCACCCGCACCGGCGACGTGGAAGGCAGCTTCGAACTGCCGTCGTACTGGCGCACGGACCTGTCGATGGACTACGAGATCAGCCGCCAGCTCACGATGGGCATGCGCATCGACAACGTGGCCGACAAGCGCGGCTACACCCACGCCTTCAGCACCTTCGAGGTCTGGCCGGACATCCCGCGCACGGCCAGCATCACGGTGTCCTACCGCTATTAGGCCGCGGCGTGCGCCAGTTGTTCATCGGGCTGTATCGCGATGTCGGGCTGACGATTGCAGGCGCGCCGTTGGTCGTCGGCATCGCCGGCCACCGTCTTGCGTTCCAGGGAAACGACGCGGGCTGAACCCGGATGGGCAGCGATAGCCACCGTCGGGCGATCCCTTCGACATGCCGCTCTCGTCGTGGAGTGGCGGGCCAGCATCTACGGCGCGATTTTTACACGCGAGTTCGTTCGGTTGTTTCCCAGCCGACGCAGGAGTAATTTTTTGTCGGCGACACCATGTTCTGGCCCGCCGCCAAGCCAACGCATGCTCTATCTGCTCATGTAGATCACTCAAGTAGAGAAGGATTTTTATATGAGGCTGCAACCGATCATTGCCAGCGCAGTGACCAAGCCTGGAATTCTTCTGCGCAATTCCGCACGAGCGCAGGCAGCCCAGCGTAGAGGCAGCGCTGCCGAAGACCTACACGCGCAACTCGGCAACACGTCGTGCCTGCGACCGCTGGATGACCACAACACATACACTCTTCCTAATCGCGGCACATGCTCACGCAAGGTCGGCTCCATCTGCACGAGCAACTGCTGATGCGATTTACGACGTTCGCTGGTGCTGCCATCCTCTGGATGGCAGCACTTTTCACATCCCCTGCGACGGCTGCTCCTGAGGGCGTAGCTGCCGATACGCTCTATGAACGCCTGGCCAGCTTGAACGTGCAGTTGCGCGACGCGAGCGCGCAGGCGCGTGGGACAGCGGTCGTGCGGCGCTACCGGCAGCTGACGGCGGACACGCAACCTTGCACACCGGCAATGGCGAGCGGCTTCAGCGCCGACGACCTTTTCAGGGCGGCAGCGTTCGCCGAGCTCTACTCTCTCGAGACGAAGGACGTCGACACGCTCGGCTGCCTGTATCGCGCGCTGGTCGCGAGCGGAATCGCGACCGACTGGCACGCGCGCACCTATGCAGGCGCGCTGACGACCGTCTCGCGTTTTGCCGAGGCCAATGCATTGCGCGCGCAGACGACCGGGTCGAGCACGCCAATATTGCCGCAGCTGGAGGTTTCCCGGGACGCGACCGCGCCGGGCTGGCGCATGCTGTCGTTGAAGGACGCCGAACATGCCCGGGTGGAGACATGGCAGCCGGCCAGCCATCGTATGCATGTGGTCGCCGTGGTCCACCCGACCTGCGCCTACTCGGTGCGCGCCCTGTCGGAAATCGAACAGCGGCCGGAATTGCAATGGCTGCGCGACGACATGCTGCTGGTCGTGCCGCCGGACGCGTCCCTTCCGACAAGCGGTCTGCTCGCATGGAACGCGGCGCATCCCCGTCTCCAAATGCATCCGATGTATCTGCGCTCGGACTGGGAGGCATTAACCAGCCTGGATACGCCGACGTTCTATCTGGTCCGCGATGGCCAGGTCCTCAGCTCCTTCGAAGGGTGGCCGAACGCAAAAGGCCTCGCCGCGTTGCGGGCCGCCGCCGTGGCGCTTCATGGCCAAGCCAAGAGGTGACTCCTTGCAGGCGGAACGCGCACCAAAACACGCCGCGTCCGATTGCTCGACAGGCAACGTCATTCCATACGCAAGGGTCCGGGCAAGAACTTGATCCTGACCGGCGCGCCCAGCTTGCGCGTCAGGGTAGGCATCCGGCTGGCGTAATCGCGGTGATCGAGCGTTTCGCTATACACATCGAGCACGATATCCCCTGTGCGCTCATCGACAAAGATTCCTTGCAGTCCCGGAACCGTTTCGTACAGATCGGCGCGATGCCGTTTGATCTTTTCCCAAAGCTCAACGATGGTAGCGGGTGCTCCCATCTTTATCACGATGGGAAGTTCTCCCCTTGCAGTGGCCACGTTCGGTACGGGCGTCACTGGCGCCGAACCCTTGAGCCTTATCACGAAGTGCAGCGTTGGCACATCCTCCCAGTACGCGCCCGCCAGTCTGCTTTTGTAGCGATCGGCAATGCGGGACACCTCGGCCTGGGTATGCTCCTGCACATACAGCCTCCTGGCGGCTTCGTCCTGCGAGATTCCCACGCTTTTGGCATAGGACGCCGCCGCATCGTCATCGGAAGATTGCGCAAGGGCGGCACCCGACAGCGCAAGCGCTGCAGCCAGCATCCCGATCAGCGTTCTCATCTACAGTCTCCCTAGCGCGGCGCGGCAATCGATACCACACCTGCGCAGTGGCCCGGCTGACGAAGCAGTCCTGTGGTCCACGCGCTATGCATAAACCATCAACGCGAGCAGATCCATCAGGCCGTGGGCGATGATGGCCGGCCACAGCCGGCCCGTGCGTGCGAACCACCAGCCGAGGATCAGCCCCACCACGACCAATGCAATGGCGCCGATGGGGCCCTGGTACAGGTGATACGAGGCCCGGATCGCCACACTGACGTTCACTGCGAACGACCGGCCATGCCTTCGCTCCAGCACGCGTATCACGTAGGCGCAGACGAACACTTCCTCGAAAACCGGATTGATCAAGGAGATCGCCACGACCGCGGCCAGCGACAGGTTGCCGGCGACCATGGCGTCCCTGGAGGGATTCACACCCTCGGCCATGAATGCGCCGAGCAAGTTCACGGGATAGCACGCCGCGAGGCACGCGAGCACCAGGCCCAGTGCGGGCCAGATGTCCCGCCTCTGCCAGCGCAGGCCCAATGCCTGCGCGTTCCATCCACGCAACCGGAGCGCCGGACCAAGCACCGCCATGACCAGCAGCTCGTAGAAGACCATCGACCACAGGCTGGCTTCCGTAAAAGACGCATCGACGTCGGCCGTCAGCGCGGCCGAAAAACTCCAGTAGATGGGCAGCCCGAACGCGATCGCCACGACGACCAGCAACTCGCCCCAACCGGCAGATGACGTTTCGCGTCCTTGCATCGATGCCCTTTGTCAGACCCTGATCTGCAGGGAAGCGCTATCAGCCGTGCAAGGCCGTGCCACAGACTTGCGCGACTTCAGGCAGTGGACCTGCTGCGGGTGACCGGAAAGGCGGTTCACCGGGGTCGATCGCATCCAGGCCCATTGCAGTTCGTTCCCTTCCTTCAAAGTCTAAGAAATTTCACCGCGCCGTGCCGGCGTTGTCGCCCAGCGGGTACCGCGCTGTCCGCATGCAGCGCTTGCCGCGCACCGCATGCGACCACGACCTCAACAGGCGCCGCAATCCAAGCCATGCACCATGCGACAGCATGGCATCGCCCTCAGCCTGGGCGCCGCCCGACGCCTTTTCATGCTCCATCCCCCGGACGTCCGAACTTCTCTGCGTACAGCGTACTCAGCCAATCGACGAACACCCGCACCCGCGGCGACAGCTGGCGGTGCTGCGGGTACATCGCGGACAGAGGGTAGTCCGGACTCGGCCAGTCGGCCAGCACTTCGACCAGGCGTCCGTCCCGCAACTCATCTTCGACATGGAAGCGCGGCAGCTGGATCAGGCCGCAGCCGCGCAGCGCGCAGATGACGTTGTTCTCGGCATCGTTGACCGACATCCAGCCGTCGAGCGCGAACGCGCGGACGTGGCCGCCGACACGCAGGTCCAGGGTGTTGTCGGTGGCGCCGCCGCTGGAAAAGAACTTCACCACCTGATGCGCGGCAAGGTCGTCGGGATGGCGGGGCGTGCCGAAGCGGGCCAGATAGTCCGGGCTGGCGCAGACCACCTGCGGCATGATCGCCAGCCGCCGCGCCACCAGCGAGGAGTCGCGCGGGGTGCCCGCGCGGATGACGCAATCCACGCCTTCGCGGACCAGGTCGACCAGCCGGTCGCCGCTGCTGACGACCAGCTCGATGCCGGGATAGCGCGCCCGGAATGCGTCGATGCGCGGCAACACGATCCGCGTCGCGTGCGTGCCGTGCATGTCCACGCGCAGGACGCCGCGGGGATTGGACGCGACCTGGCGCAACGAGGCCTCGGCGTCGTCCAGCTCGCTGAGCACATGCACGCAGCGCGCGTAGAACGCCTGACCGTCCAGGGTCGGGCGCACGTTGCGCGTGGTGCGGTCGAGCAGGCGGGTGCCGAGCCGGGCTTCCAGCGCCTTGATCGCGTAGGTGGCGGTGGCGCGGGGGACGTCCAACGCCGCCGCGGCCTGGCTGAAGCTGCCCAGCTCCACGATGCGGGTGAACAGGTGCAGCGAGTCGAGGCGGTCCATTGGCCCTATTGTTGCTTGTGATTGAATTGTGATGGCAATTTACCAGGATTTATCCCAATGGCGCGAACCAGAAGAATGGCGGTCCACGGGCAGCCCGCCCTCCCTCTTCCGGAGCACGCCATGCACACCAACGCATCCAAGACCGCCATCGTCACCGGCGCCTCCCGCGGCATCGGCCAGGCCATCGCCCGGCGCCTGGCCGCCGACGGCTTCGCGGTGGTCGTCAACTACGCCGGCAACGCCGCCAAGGCGCAGGACACCGTGGCCGCCATCGCGGCGGCCGGCGGCACGGCCATCGCCGTCCAGGGCGACGTCGGCAACCCCGACGACGTCGCCGCGCTGTTCGACGCCGCGCGCGAGGCGTTCGGCCGCATCGACGTGGTGGTCAACAGCGCCGGCGTCATGCCCATGGCGCGGATCGCCGCGGACAACCTGGCCGACTTCGACCGGGTGATTGCCACCAACCTGCGCGGCACCTTCCTGGTACTGGGCCAGGCCGCGGCGCAGCTCGGCGAGGGCGGCCGCATCATCGCCCTGTCGACCAGCGTCATCGCCAAGGCGTTCCCGGGCTACGGCCCCTACATCGCCTCCAAGGCCGGCGTCGAAGGGCTGGTGCGCGTGCTCGCCAACGAGTTGCGGGGCAAGGGCATCACGGTCAACGCCGTCGCGCCCGGGCCGGTCGGCACCGAACTGTTCCTCAACGGCAAGAGCCCCGAGCAGATCGAGCAGAGCGCGAAGCTGGCGCCGCTGGAACGGCTGGGCACGCCCGACGACATCGCCGCCGTGGTGGCGTTCCTGGCCGGCCCCGACGGCGGCTGGGTCAACGCCCAGGTGCTGCGCGCGAACGGCGGCTTCGCCTGAACCCTGCATTCGCCCTTTATCGAGGAATTTCCCCCATGAGCCAAGTGATCCTGGTGACCGGCGCCTCCAGCGGCTTCGGCGCGATGAGCGCCCGCGCGCTGGCCGATGCCGGCCACGTCGTCTATGCCAGCATGCGCGACACCGGCGGCCGCAACGCGCCGCAGGTCGAACGTGCGCAGGCCTACGCGACCGAGCACGGCGTGCAGCTGCACACGATCGAGCTGGACGTGCAGTCGCAAGCCTCCGCCGACGCGGCCGTCGCGCGCATCGTCGCCGAGCAGGGGCGCATCGACGTGCTGCTGCACAACGCCGGGCACATGGTGTTCGGCGCCGCCGAGGCGTTCACGCCCGAGCAGTACGCCGAGCTCTACGACGTCAACGTGCTCGGCACGCAGCGGGTCAACCGCGCCGCGCTGCCGCAGTTGCGCCAGCAGGGCAAGGGCCTGCTGCTGTGGATCGGCAGCAGCAGCCACCGCGGCGGCACGCCGCCGTTCCTGGCGCCGTACTTCGCGGCCAAGGCGGCGATGGATGCGCTGGCGGTCAGCTACGCCGCGGAGCTGGCGCGCTGGGGCATCGAGAGTTCCATCGTCGTGCCGGGCGCGTTCACCCAGGGCACCAACCACTTCGCCCACGCCGGCACGCCCGCGGACGCGGCGCGCCAACGCGCGTACGACGAAGGCGCCACCCGCGGCCTGGCCGACACCGCGCTGACGAACCTCGCCGCATGCGAACCGCCCGACGCCGACCCCGCCAGCGTCGCGCGCGCAGTCGTCGACGTGGTCAATGCGCCCTACGGCCGTCGCCCGTTCCGCGTACATGTCGATCCTTCCGACGACGGCTGCGCAGTGGTCGCGGCGGTGGCCGACCGTATCCGCGTCGAATTCCTGCGCCGCATCGCGCTGGGCGATTTGCTGGCGCCATCCACACCGGCGTCGGCCGGCAGCTGATTCCTGATCCAGCGCCAGGGGTCTGCCCTGGCGAACCATCACGGCGTCATTGCCGAAAACCTGCCCTCCCTGCCCCACTCGCTTTTCCCACCCTGTTGCACCACCAACGGAGCACTCCCATGCCATTCGCCAACTACAAGTTCCCGGAAGGAATCCTGGACCACGCCCGCAAGGAAGAGATCATCCACCGCACCACGGCGATGTTCGTCGAGTACTTCGGCGAGGAGGTGCGTCCTTTCAGCATGGTCCTCGTCGAAGAAGTCGCGGACGGCGGCTGGGGCCGCGCCGACGAGACGCTGACGCTCGAGAAGATGGGCTTGCCGCCGAAAGGCAAGTAACGCCTTCGGATGGCGGAGAGGCGGTGGCAGCAACGCGCTGCCGCCGCTGCCTTCGCTGTGCAGAACCACGCTAGCGCCTTTGCGAGCGGCGGCGACGCAAGGCCGCCACGCCAGCGCTCGCGC
The Xanthomonas sp. AM6 DNA segment above includes these coding regions:
- a CDS encoding TonB-dependent siderophore receptor, whose amino-acid sequence is MPLRSRPRSLSLAIGCALGLAGHSATAQDAGGDPVTLDQISVYGRVTSETTLQIPQTVDVIDRAMIEATGSETVGDALRFVPGASRDGSTLDAFGDTYLIRGFAANQTVNGMTANALRQARDAVGIERIEVLKGPASVLYGQLQPGAVVNIVTKQPESIWGAEATVKYGRFDDWRGTLDLTGPLSADGAVRFRLTGAADDSKSFVDFWNRQHQFIAPTLAIDLSERTTLTLEAFHTRNRIEGFFNGVPAEGTVLANPNGRLPRSLSLVDPTFDPSVRSNTDVSARLEHRFSDSVRYRAAVSWTREEVDEENIFGVLGWDEPQRTLTRAVLDGRSAGEAWSAHNDLAWQASTGAITHEVVAGGDYTRFKRHSASTTGLADSLDLYAPVYQLARRPEVVPLPARSSTSEEAIRTLGLFAQDRIGLTERLRAVVGARWSTYRQDTTSWSGRTGNGNFRQKQDAWTSQLGLLYTPHEHLALFANRTASFLPVSGLTASGTPLEPETGVQYEVGAKSSFWNGRLVATGALFRLEREHVAVSDRDNPSSLAAIGKQRSEGVDLSARLGMHGWTVQTGYAYTRARTVEDTNTDLVGAPIRNVPRHSFVLQSEYRFSEGALSGLRLGASSTYIGTRTGDVEGSFELPSYWRTDLSMDYEISRQLTMGMRIDNVADKRGYTHAFSTFEVWPDIPRTASITVSYRY
- a CDS encoding type II CAAX endopeptidase family protein, yielding MQGRETSSAGWGELLVVVAIAFGLPIYWSFSAALTADVDASFTEASLWSMVFYELLVMAVLGPALRLRGWNAQALGLRWQRRDIWPALGLVLACLAACYPVNLLGAFMAEGVNPSRDAMVAGNLSLAAVVAISLINPVFEEVFVCAYVIRVLERRHGRSFAVNVSVAIRASYHLYQGPIGAIALVVVGLILGWWFARTGRLWPAIIAHGLMDLLALMVYA
- a CDS encoding LysR family transcriptional regulator: MDRLDSLHLFTRIVELGSFSQAAAALDVPRATATYAIKALEARLGTRLLDRTTRNVRPTLDGQAFYARCVHVLSELDDAEASLRQVASNPRGVLRVDMHGTHATRIVLPRIDAFRARYPGIELVVSSGDRLVDLVREGVDCVIRAGTPRDSSLVARRLAIMPQVVCASPDYLARFGTPRHPDDLAAHQVVKFFSSGGATDNTLDLRVGGHVRAFALDGWMSVNDAENNVICALRGCGLIQLPRFHVEDELRDGRLVEVLADWPSPDYPLSAMYPQHRQLSPRVRVFVDWLSTLYAEKFGRPGDGA
- a CDS encoding SDR family oxidoreductase, giving the protein MHTNASKTAIVTGASRGIGQAIARRLAADGFAVVVNYAGNAAKAQDTVAAIAAAGGTAIAVQGDVGNPDDVAALFDAAREAFGRIDVVVNSAGVMPMARIAADNLADFDRVIATNLRGTFLVLGQAAAQLGEGGRIIALSTSVIAKAFPGYGPYIASKAGVEGLVRVLANELRGKGITVNAVAPGPVGTELFLNGKSPEQIEQSAKLAPLERLGTPDDIAAVVAFLAGPDGGWVNAQVLRANGGFA
- a CDS encoding SDR family oxidoreductase; amino-acid sequence: MSQVILVTGASSGFGAMSARALADAGHVVYASMRDTGGRNAPQVERAQAYATEHGVQLHTIELDVQSQASADAAVARIVAEQGRIDVLLHNAGHMVFGAAEAFTPEQYAELYDVNVLGTQRVNRAALPQLRQQGKGLLLWIGSSSHRGGTPPFLAPYFAAKAAMDALAVSYAAELARWGIESSIVVPGAFTQGTNHFAHAGTPADAARQRAYDEGATRGLADTALTNLAACEPPDADPASVARAVVDVVNAPYGRRPFRVHVDPSDDGCAVVAAVADRIRVEFLRRIALGDLLAPSTPASAGS
- a CDS encoding tautomerase family protein, with amino-acid sequence MPFANYKFPEGILDHARKEEIIHRTTAMFVEYFGEEVRPFSMVLVEEVADGGWGRADETLTLEKMGLPPKGK